A section of the bacterium SCSIO 12696 genome encodes:
- a CDS encoding pseudouridine synthase, translated as MSTIYLFNKPYGVLCQFSGADERPTLADFIKTPNIYPAGRLDQDSEGLLLLTDDGNLQARIAHPKHKLPKTYWVQVEGEVNDEALEKLCRGVELKDGPTKPARAKVITEPELWPRNPPVRFRQSIPTSWIELTITEGRNRQVRRMTAAVGHPTLRLVRVAIGHWKLNDLQPGQHRKEVVHLGNAPAKNNQRARNNGRANTPHRRHRR; from the coding sequence ATGTCCACAATATATCTTTTTAACAAACCCTACGGTGTGCTCTGCCAGTTCAGTGGCGCGGATGAGCGTCCTACCCTGGCTGACTTTATTAAAACCCCAAACATCTACCCCGCTGGACGACTGGATCAAGATTCCGAGGGCTTACTGCTACTTACCGATGACGGCAACCTGCAAGCCCGAATTGCCCATCCCAAACACAAGCTGCCAAAAACTTATTGGGTGCAGGTGGAGGGCGAGGTTAATGACGAAGCCCTGGAAAAGTTATGTCGCGGTGTTGAGCTAAAAGATGGCCCAACAAAACCCGCAAGAGCGAAAGTTATCACCGAACCGGAATTATGGCCCCGCAATCCGCCAGTGCGCTTTCGCCAATCAATACCCACCAGCTGGATAGAGCTGACCATCACCGAAGGCCGTAATCGCCAGGTAAGGCGTATGACCGCCGCAGTGGGCCACCCTACTTTGCGTTTGGTGCGTGTGGCTATTGGCCACTGGAAATTGAACGATTTACAGCCTGGACAGCACCGTAAAGAAGTTGTCCACTTGGGAAATGCGCCAGCAAAAAACAACCAAAGAGCACGAAATAATGGGCGAGCAAATACACCTCACCGTCGCCACCGTCGTTGA
- a CDS encoding NUDIX hydrolase — translation MGEQIHLTVATVVERDGKYLCVAEYENGKRVYNQPAGHVEPGEEITAAALRETLEETGWHVDLTGFMGITTYTAPSNGVTYYRVCFAAKVQRFDPDYELDSDIEEALWLSYEELLQREPELRSPLVLQAIEDHRSSHIYPMSLLKALQQ, via the coding sequence ATGGGCGAGCAAATACACCTCACCGTCGCCACCGTCGTTGAGCGCGACGGCAAATACCTTTGCGTTGCAGAATATGAAAATGGTAAGCGAGTTTACAACCAGCCAGCCGGGCATGTGGAACCGGGGGAAGAAATTACCGCCGCCGCTTTACGGGAAACACTGGAAGAAACTGGCTGGCATGTGGATTTAACCGGGTTTATGGGTATTACCACCTACACAGCGCCCAGTAACGGTGTTACTTATTACCGGGTGTGCTTTGCTGCCAAGGTACAGCGTTTTGATCCGGATTATGAGCTGGATTCAGATATTGAGGAAGCGTTGTGGCTTAGCTATGAAGAATTGCTGCAACGCGAACCTGAATTGCGCAGCCCGCTGGTTCTGCAAGCGATAGAAGATCATCGCAGTAGTCATATTTACCCGATGTCGTTATTGAAGGCGTTACAGCAGTAG